One segment of Natronosalvus halobius DNA contains the following:
- a CDS encoding sulfatase-like hydrolase/transferase: MGLQLNLPAIGDVRHGLEDPVKSLKGGSLRVYQGLWYTLTSRHQLGTNIFERDWDVLLVLDACRVDALQAVAPEYDFIDEIDGIDEIWSVGSNSHEWIAQTFTSEYEAEITDTTYVTGNGFTKRIFETQTFPPSKITVPFTWTNWDVVQESQLERLIEVWKHHRDEDLKGVPPGILTDYAIDIARTQRPERLLVHYMQPHGPYLHGPVTENRDPSDIEREAWRALRDGKASFETIWDLYLDNLRLVLDDVAELLENVDADKVVITADHGEAFGEFGAYGHPEGFPHPVVKKVPWVETSATDTGTRQPDIEREAGPETDVEEYLRDLGYL; the protein is encoded by the coding sequence ATGGGATTGCAGCTCAATCTACCAGCCATCGGGGACGTACGACACGGGCTAGAAGACCCGGTAAAATCCCTCAAAGGGGGCTCGTTACGCGTCTACCAGGGTCTGTGGTACACGCTGACCTCGAGACATCAACTGGGTACGAATATCTTCGAGCGGGACTGGGACGTCTTGCTCGTCCTGGATGCCTGTCGGGTCGATGCCCTCCAGGCAGTTGCTCCCGAGTACGACTTCATCGATGAAATCGACGGAATCGACGAAATCTGGTCGGTCGGCAGCAACTCCCACGAGTGGATCGCCCAGACGTTCACGAGCGAGTACGAGGCGGAAATCACGGATACGACCTACGTGACCGGAAACGGCTTCACGAAGCGGATATTCGAGACGCAAACGTTCCCACCCTCGAAGATCACGGTGCCGTTCACCTGGACGAACTGGGACGTCGTCCAGGAGTCCCAGCTCGAGCGACTCATCGAGGTGTGGAAACATCACCGGGACGAGGACCTGAAAGGCGTCCCACCCGGAATCCTCACCGACTACGCGATCGACATCGCGCGAACCCAGCGTCCAGAGCGACTGCTGGTTCACTACATGCAACCCCACGGGCCGTACCTCCACGGCCCGGTGACCGAGAACCGCGACCCGAGCGACATCGAACGCGAAGCGTGGCGGGCCCTCCGGGACGGGAAGGCCTCGTTCGAAACCATCTGGGACCTCTACCTGGACAACCTTCGACTGGTCCTCGACGACGTCGCGGAGTTACTCGAGAACGTTGATGCCGACAAGGTCGTCATCACGGCCGACCACGGCGAGGCGTTCGGCGAGTTCGGTGCCTACGGCCACCCGGAGGGATTCCCCCATCCGGTGGTCAAGAAGGTCCCGTGGGTGGAGACGAGCGCGACGGACACGGGGACGCGACAGCCGGACATCGAACGCGAGGCTGGCCCCGAAACCGACGTCGAAGAGTACCTCCGCGACCTCGGGTACCTGTGA
- a CDS encoding PAS domain S-box protein: protein MVQEFTAVHVVSLAAVGFLNLALAIIIPRQRPKEDVLPLAVFFAGIAFWTLPQSLLLVETDPTIGFVLAKTVDSAAIIMSTGLFHFAIVYTNRTSWLEPRRLGAVYLVTAGWVVLTWTNPAHGLMHDPVQFTEVLLPIEAYQNPIYWLYVLYNWALSGAGIYVFFLEYLDARGSGVYHKQARLVVLAPLIPGVANVLAHNGITAINYSVWGFGATGVLIAVALSRYRWLDLVPIARDSVIEDMHDGYLVVDTERRIVDLNPAARTLLGREQVVGKPIETVLPASQPLLDGTTQELNITRNGTIVETTVSPVRDERTDGLVLMFRDITDQRRAEKRFQALIENVSDVVTVVDADGNVSYVSPSIRSALGYRPSELVGKRLLDLVHEDDLSDATGEFTALLDDPEAETRFGYRIRHRDGSWVAFEGVAVNLLYNDIVGGVVINSRNVTERNARERELERTNQRLDEFAGVISHDLQTPLRHAQTYTRFAEESARQADFQAIHDAHERMETMITNLLTMARAGATLEEPEPVVIESVAEDAWRAMRTDGATLECDLEAGWTINGDRGQLLHVFENLFRNAIEHNDPPVAIRVGHLDSDPARGVVVFDDGDGIDAAYRGLVFERGHTTKGDGTGFGLAIVSDVIEAHGWRIDVCEGVTGGARFEIDTEAQMH from the coding sequence ATGGTACAGGAATTCACTGCCGTCCACGTGGTCTCACTCGCGGCCGTTGGATTCTTGAATCTCGCCCTCGCCATCATCATCCCTCGTCAGCGACCGAAAGAGGACGTCCTCCCGCTGGCCGTGTTCTTCGCCGGAATCGCCTTCTGGACGCTCCCGCAGAGTCTCCTCCTCGTCGAAACGGACCCCACGATCGGCTTCGTCCTGGCAAAGACCGTTGATTCGGCGGCGATCATCATGTCGACCGGCCTGTTTCATTTCGCCATAGTGTACACCAACCGGACGAGCTGGCTCGAGCCCCGGCGTCTGGGCGCCGTGTACCTCGTGACCGCGGGCTGGGTCGTGTTGACCTGGACGAATCCCGCACACGGATTGATGCACGATCCGGTGCAGTTCACCGAGGTCCTCCTCCCGATTGAAGCCTACCAAAACCCAATCTATTGGCTCTACGTCCTCTACAATTGGGCGCTGTCGGGGGCCGGTATCTACGTCTTCTTTCTCGAGTACCTCGATGCCAGGGGGAGCGGCGTCTATCACAAACAGGCGCGACTCGTCGTGTTGGCTCCATTGATCCCAGGGGTGGCGAACGTCCTCGCCCATAACGGAATCACCGCGATCAACTACTCGGTCTGGGGCTTCGGGGCGACCGGTGTCCTGATCGCCGTCGCCTTATCCCGATATCGCTGGCTCGATCTCGTTCCGATTGCCCGCGACAGCGTCATCGAGGACATGCACGACGGCTATCTCGTCGTCGATACGGAGCGACGAATCGTCGATCTGAACCCGGCTGCTCGAACGCTGCTCGGTCGGGAGCAAGTGGTCGGAAAGCCGATCGAAACCGTCCTGCCGGCGTCTCAGCCGCTTCTCGACGGGACGACACAGGAACTCAACATCACTCGAAACGGGACGATCGTCGAGACGACCGTCTCCCCAGTCCGCGACGAACGCACCGATGGGCTGGTGTTGATGTTCAGAGACATCACCGACCAGCGCCGGGCCGAAAAGCGGTTTCAGGCGCTCATCGAGAACGTTTCCGACGTCGTGACGGTCGTCGATGCCGATGGCAACGTTTCCTACGTCAGCCCCTCTATCCGATCGGCTCTCGGGTACCGTCCGAGCGAACTCGTCGGAAAGCGCCTCCTCGATCTCGTTCACGAAGACGATCTATCGGACGCCACCGGAGAATTCACCGCCTTGCTCGACGACCCGGAGGCGGAAACGCGGTTCGGATACCGCATCCGGCATCGCGACGGGTCCTGGGTGGCCTTCGAGGGAGTCGCCGTGAACCTCCTCTACAACGACATCGTCGGCGGCGTCGTCATCAACTCCCGCAACGTCACCGAACGAAACGCCCGTGAACGAGAACTTGAGCGAACCAACCAGCGCCTCGATGAGTTCGCGGGCGTGATCAGCCACGACCTACAAACCCCGCTCAGACACGCCCAGACCTACACGCGATTTGCCGAGGAGTCCGCACGCCAGGCGGACTTCCAGGCTATCCACGACGCTCACGAGCGCATGGAAACGATGATCACTAACCTCCTGACCATGGCGCGGGCTGGGGCGACTCTCGAGGAGCCAGAACCCGTGGTGATCGAGTCCGTCGCCGAAGACGCCTGGCGGGCCATGCGAACCGATGGGGCCACTCTCGAGTGCGACCTCGAGGCGGGGTGGACGATCAACGGCGACCGGGGGCAACTGCTCCACGTCTTCGAGAACCTGTTTCGCAACGCGATCGAACACAACGATCCTCCGGTCGCCATCCGGGTCGGACACCTGGATTCGGACCCTGCACGCGGGGTCGTCGTCTTCGACGACGGTGACGGAATCGACGCTGCCTATCGAGGGCTGGTGTTCGAGCGCGGGCACACGACGAAGGGTGACGGAACCGGGTTCGGCCTGGCGATCGTGAGCGACGTGATCGAGGCCCACGGCTGGCGCATCGACGTCTGTGAGGGGGTTACCGGTGGCGCCCGATTCGAAATCGATACCGAAGCTCAGATGCACTAG
- a CDS encoding DUF6259 domain-containing protein yields MSNTAAKTSDVFVTEDDSTVQLGNGLIEITFDKVRGSIEQVRAVDLDLDLRSESGKGPEMAWELTFFHAETPRLSAPSYGAELTAIETRADDDSVGVTMTWANPRLYPAVEEGPRFDGEVTVDVTIKENDPLSYWDIHVENNDELAIKSVQCPKIMDIEAVAEDGTDGITLPSQMGRRFVNPTHKFEELGEEVGMTYPSGFGTMQFTAYTGPNGGFYSDARDTDGHVKRWRWGQSWEDPGKLRFEAAYFSPNLPGENVSVPYTVTLGALDGRWYDAADRYRSWMDSEGWLSGYKQNQPDWLRDLGATYRIETYHPEGTKIEFERAGELVQEMQSYLDVPLQFQFGQWQHGPDDSPVEGWEEFGKTVETATSAGIRTNSFVGGNIINRDFSVFEENDDATDWVVRDESGERDWLDDQEELYLVETTQDGWQQYIRSYIENLLERGVTEIQFDGFPYVLPDCHASNHDHPPGQGGNWYATAAREDTRELRTMLRQFDDGVLSGEGICDFYLPYLDVFNTRDVFGETYIQDYDAGWIEMIPLFEYAFGDVVVSRNQNHGGPDYRPTITWLHTARSLLWGALPVFRHGDPEADPETSGFNDPSASLEYVRRAARARAYYANRFLARGTMLPPPIVDSDEVVLTTESGLERPTDAIQASAWESDAGETGVILTNVSSGDTPRTAHVDLAFDDQPFTIPEGESITYAVRNGDYERVEAKSASEISIEVAPDDVVLVVVAPQNDDYESALEAIVTVQETPEDERNDEAFIEAKRAFESGDYADALERAESALSMATQSSEEEGSGNESTEPDPERTGDEPEPESEGNEPGSESKSSEAIPGFGVVAGVIGVIGAMGTKLLTDSRRSE; encoded by the coding sequence GTGTCGAATACGGCAGCGAAGACGAGCGACGTGTTCGTTACCGAGGACGATTCGACAGTACAGCTCGGGAACGGCCTGATCGAAATCACGTTCGACAAAGTGAGAGGGAGCATTGAGCAAGTGCGCGCCGTCGATCTGGACCTCGATTTGCGAAGTGAATCGGGAAAGGGACCGGAGATGGCGTGGGAACTCACCTTTTTCCATGCCGAAACGCCCAGGCTGTCCGCACCATCGTACGGTGCAGAATTGACCGCGATAGAGACGCGAGCCGACGATGATTCGGTCGGCGTAACGATGACGTGGGCGAATCCCCGTCTGTATCCAGCCGTAGAGGAGGGCCCTCGATTCGACGGCGAGGTCACGGTCGACGTTACGATCAAGGAAAACGATCCGCTGTCCTACTGGGACATTCACGTCGAGAACAACGACGAGCTAGCGATCAAGTCGGTCCAGTGTCCGAAGATCATGGATATCGAGGCCGTCGCCGAGGACGGAACGGACGGGATCACGCTCCCGTCCCAGATGGGCCGTCGCTTCGTGAATCCAACGCACAAATTCGAGGAACTCGGCGAGGAGGTGGGCATGACCTATCCCTCTGGCTTCGGGACGATGCAGTTTACCGCCTACACCGGACCCAACGGTGGATTCTACTCCGATGCACGCGACACCGACGGCCACGTCAAACGATGGCGGTGGGGTCAGAGCTGGGAGGATCCGGGAAAACTCAGATTCGAGGCGGCGTACTTTTCACCGAACCTACCCGGTGAAAACGTCAGCGTCCCGTATACTGTCACGCTCGGTGCACTGGACGGCCGCTGGTACGATGCGGCCGACCGGTACCGCTCGTGGATGGATTCCGAGGGGTGGCTTAGCGGGTACAAACAGAACCAGCCGGACTGGCTTCGCGACCTCGGCGCAACGTATCGCATCGAAACGTACCATCCGGAAGGGACGAAGATCGAATTCGAGCGAGCCGGTGAACTCGTCCAGGAGATGCAGTCGTATCTCGATGTCCCGCTCCAGTTCCAGTTCGGACAGTGGCAACACGGCCCGGACGATTCACCCGTCGAAGGCTGGGAGGAGTTCGGCAAGACCGTAGAAACGGCGACATCCGCTGGAATTCGGACGAACTCGTTCGTCGGCGGGAATATTATTAACCGTGACTTCTCCGTCTTCGAAGAGAACGACGACGCAACAGATTGGGTCGTTCGCGACGAATCCGGTGAGCGCGATTGGCTCGACGACCAGGAAGAGTTGTACCTGGTAGAAACCACCCAGGACGGATGGCAACAGTACATTCGATCCTACATCGAGAACCTCCTCGAGCGTGGGGTAACGGAGATCCAGTTCGACGGATTCCCGTACGTCTTGCCCGACTGTCACGCCTCGAACCACGACCATCCACCGGGACAGGGTGGCAACTGGTACGCAACTGCTGCCCGTGAGGACACGCGCGAGTTACGGACCATGCTCAGACAGTTCGACGATGGCGTCTTGAGTGGTGAGGGCATCTGTGACTTCTACCTCCCGTATCTGGACGTGTTCAACACACGGGACGTATTCGGCGAGACGTACATCCAGGATTACGACGCCGGCTGGATCGAGATGATCCCGCTGTTCGAATACGCCTTCGGCGACGTGGTGGTCTCCAGAAACCAGAACCACGGCGGCCCCGATTACAGGCCGACGATCACGTGGTTGCACACCGCCCGTTCGCTGTTGTGGGGCGCCCTCCCAGTGTTTCGACACGGTGATCCGGAAGCCGATCCCGAAACGTCGGGATTCAACGATCCGTCTGCCTCGCTCGAGTACGTGAGACGGGCCGCTCGAGCACGGGCCTACTACGCGAACCGGTTTCTCGCGCGTGGCACGATGCTTCCGCCACCGATCGTCGACAGCGACGAGGTGGTTCTCACGACCGAGAGCGGCCTCGAACGGCCGACCGACGCGATCCAGGCGAGTGCCTGGGAATCCGACGCCGGTGAAACGGGCGTGATACTGACGAACGTCAGCAGCGGTGACACGCCACGAACAGCACACGTCGACCTCGCATTCGACGATCAGCCGTTTACTATTCCGGAGGGGGAGTCGATCACGTATGCGGTTCGCAACGGGGACTATGAGCGCGTCGAGGCCAAATCCGCTTCCGAAATATCGATCGAGGTAGCTCCCGATGACGTGGTTCTTGTCGTCGTCGCGCCCCAGAACGACGACTACGAATCGGCGCTCGAGGCGATTGTGACGGTCCAGGAAACGCCTGAGGACGAACGCAACGATGAGGCGTTCATCGAAGCCAAGCGAGCGTTCGAATCCGGAGACTACGCTGACGCACTTGAGCGTGCGGAATCGGCCCTGTCAATGGCCACCCAATCGTCCGAAGAAGAGGGATCTGGGAACGAGAGTACCGAACCAGATCCTGAACGCACGGGTGATGAGCCCGAGCCCGAGAGCGAGGGTAACGAACCTGGATCTGAGAGCAAGAGTAGTGAGGCGATCCCTGGGTTCGGTGTGGTTGCCGGTGTAATAGGCGTAATCGGTGCTATGGGGACCAAGCTACTGACGGATAGTCGTAGAAGCGAATAG